One window from the genome of Salvia miltiorrhiza cultivar Shanhuang (shh) chromosome 7, IMPLAD_Smil_shh, whole genome shotgun sequence encodes:
- the LOC130994650 gene encoding homeobox protein HD1-like, with protein sequence MQEQGMGMMGSGQIGGMNDVSMAAAPAEVHHQLKAEIATHPLYEQLLSAHVACLRVATPIDQLPLIDAQLSQSHHILRSYAQNHAQSFSHHERQELDNFLAQYLLVLCSFREQLQQHVRVHAVEAVMACREIEQNLQSLTGAALGEGSGATMSDDEDELQMDFSLDQSGGDGHDLMGFGPLLPTESERTLMERVRQELKIELKQGFKSRIEDVREEILRKRRAGKLPGDTTTVLKNWWQQHSKWPYPTEDDKAKLVEKTGLQLKQINNWFINQRKRNWHSNSQSATSLKSKRKR encoded by the exons ATGCAAGAACAAGGCATGGGCATGATGGGTTCTGGTCAAATTGGAGGGATGAACGATGTGTCGAtggcggcggcgccggcggaGGTGCACCACCAGCTGAAGGCGGAGATCGCTACCCACCCTCTCTACGAGCAGCTGCTGTCGGCGCACGTGGCATGCCTCCGCGTCGCCACGCCTATTGATCAGCTGCCCCTCATCGACGCGCAGCTCTCTCAGTCACACCACATCTTGCGCTCTTATGCTCAGAATCACGCCCAATCTTTCTCCCACCATGAAAGGCAGGAGCTTGACAATTTCTTG GCACAGTATTTGTTAGTTTTGTGCTCATTTAGAGAGCAGCTGCAGCAGCATGTCAGAGTCCATGCTGTTGAAGCAGTCATGGCCTGCCGTGAAATTGAACAGAATCTGCAATCTCTCACTG GGGCAGCACTTGGAGAAGGAAGTGGTGCAACTATGTCAGATGATGAGGATGAGCTGCAAATGGATTTCTCTCTAGATCAATCCGGAGGCGACGGGCATGACCTGATGGGATTCGGCCCGTTGCTCCCCACGGAGTCGGAGAGAACTTTAATGGAGCGCGTGAGGCAAGAACTCAAGATTGAACTAAAACAG GGATTCAAATCAAGAATCGAAGACGTGAGAGAGGAAATACTAAGGAAGAGAAGGGCAGGAAAGTTGCCAGGTGATACCACTACTGTGCTCAAAAATTGGTGGCAGCAACACTCTAAGTGGCCTTATCCCACT GAGGACGACAAGGCAAAGCTAGTCGAGAAGACGGGTTTGCAGCTGAAGCAGATAAACAACTGGTTCATCAACCAAAGGAAGAGAAACTGGCACAGCAATTCGCAGTCAGCTACGTCTCTCAAGTCCAAGCGAAAGAGGTAG